One window of the Zea mays cultivar B73 chromosome 3, Zm-B73-REFERENCE-NAM-5.0, whole genome shotgun sequence genome contains the following:
- the LOC100383705 gene encoding uncharacterized protein LOC100383705: protein MSPPLRSRSILTAHRCRSSKRHHLRVLCLDLRAHLHRGAPPPRAPTASPPTRRLPRLAAGLCLLLQRHSAPPVWAIFVALVDRATAVAESNLTRKYFATAVMDLQQRFTSEFVAGISRDAPDPSSISRASKKVDKNTLHFQFLMSNTIVQLYFSVQVTTILYYPYA, encoded by the coding sequence ATGTCGCCACCGCTGCGCTCTAGGTCTATCCTCACCGCCCACCGCTGCCGTAGCAGCAAGCGCCACCACCTCCGCGTACTATGTCTGGATCTCCGAGCCCACCTCCATCGAGGAGCGCCGCCGCCTCGTGCTCCAACGGCTTCACCTCcgacccgtcgcctcccccgcctcgCGGCTGGCCTCTGCCTCCTGCTCCAGCGGCATTCAGCGCCGCCGGTATGGGCGATATTCGTCGCTCTGGTGGACCGCGCGACGGCAGTGGCGGAGAGCAACTTAACTAGGAAGTACTTCGCCACGGCGGTGATGGACTTGCAGCAACGGTTCACGTCGGAGTTCGTTGCTGGCATCTCGCGAGATGCCCCCGACCCATCATCCATTTCACGCGCCAGCAAGAAAGTAGATAAGAACACATTGCATTTTCAGTTTTTGATGTCGAACACAATCGTTCAGCTCTACTTTTCTGTGCAAGTAACCACAATACTTTATTACCCATATGCATGA